From Polaribacter butkevichii, a single genomic window includes:
- a CDS encoding sugar phosphate nucleotidyltransferase, with product MTLTSKNNTNTPRITTALLLAAGTGSRLFPITKDAPKCLTLVSEKPMLARLVTNLKDQGFTRLVIVTGYKQECIVDFLGNQTEGLSIEYIHSPLYKTTNNIYSLWMARNSIKEPFVLLESDLVLDTALLTHMRYPNRIAVAKMQPWLNGTTVTLNDQNKVMQFQPGTTEPYTETRYKTVNIYSFSLESWQEVTKKLNQYIEAGNVNAYYETVFTTLVAERKLAFEAVSFDEKPWYEVDTLLDLAEAEKLFPVAAEEEVTYALY from the coding sequence ATGACTCTTACCTCTAAAAACAATACAAATACCCCACGCATTACAACAGCATTATTATTAGCTGCCGGCACCGGAAGTCGTCTTTTTCCAATCACAAAAGACGCTCCAAAATGCTTAACCTTAGTCAGCGAAAAACCAATGTTGGCACGCCTTGTAACCAATTTAAAAGACCAAGGTTTTACGCGTCTTGTTATTGTAACCGGTTATAAACAAGAATGTATTGTAGACTTTTTAGGCAACCAAACAGAGGGTTTAAGTATCGAGTACATACACAGTCCGCTATACAAAACCACCAACAATATTTACTCACTTTGGATGGCCCGTAACAGCATCAAAGAACCTTTTGTACTACTAGAGAGCGACTTGGTTTTAGACACCGCTCTATTAACCCACATGAGGTATCCCAATAGAATTGCCGTAGCAAAAATGCAACCTTGGTTAAACGGAACTACCGTAACTTTAAATGACCAAAACAAGGTAATGCAGTTTCAACCAGGCACCACAGAGCCGTATACAGAAACGCGTTATAAAACCGTCAATATTTATAGTTTCTCTTTAGAATCTTGGCAAGAAGTTACCAAAAAACTGAATCAATATATTGAAGCCGGAAACGTAAACGCCTATTACGAAACCGTTTTTACAACCTTAGTAGCCGAAAGAAAACTAGCATTCGAAGCTGTTTCTTTTGATGAAAAACCTTGGTACGAAGTAGATACTCTTTTAGATTTAGCCGAAGCGGAAAAATTATTTCCAGTAGCTGCTGAAGAAGAAGTTACCTACGCTCTTTATTAA
- a CDS encoding RloB family protein has product MILTNRLFERQAPSREAKSLYIFCEGAKREYQYFEYFREIDSRIKVEVNKLKQDDNNSPKGLYDLAINSFSGDKAKFTIQENDEVWIVLDTDPDKSDSREEQISKIKAECKIKDNWFFVESNPCFEVWLFFHQNKKVEEFESDDICKSWKQKVNENYRGGFDSRRHPIFIEEAINNAERNYKADENERPLKGSSEVYLLAKSMFSVIKNKIRIVKNQLK; this is encoded by the coding sequence ATGATTTTAACAAATAGGCTTTTTGAAAGACAAGCACCAAGTAGAGAAGCTAAAAGTTTATACATTTTCTGTGAAGGAGCTAAGAGAGAATATCAATATTTTGAGTATTTCAGAGAAATTGATTCCCGTATTAAAGTTGAGGTTAATAAATTAAAACAAGATGACAACAATTCTCCTAAAGGTCTTTATGATTTAGCTATAAACTCATTTAGTGGTGATAAAGCAAAGTTTACAATACAAGAAAATGATGAGGTATGGATTGTATTGGATACTGACCCAGATAAATCTGATAGTCGAGAAGAACAAATAAGTAAAATTAAAGCAGAATGTAAGATTAAAGATAATTGGTTTTTTGTAGAAAGTAACCCTTGCTTTGAAGTTTGGTTATTTTTCCATCAAAATAAAAAAGTTGAAGAGTTTGAATCTGACGATATTTGTAAAAGTTGGAAGCAGAAAGTAAATGAAAACTATAGGGGAGGATTTGACTCAAGAAGACATCCAATTTTTATCGAAGAAGCCATTAATAATGCTGAAAGGAATTACAAAGCAGATGAGAACGAAAGACCATTGAAAGGTTCTTCTGAAGTTTATTTATTAGCAAAAAGTATGTTTTCTGTAATAAAGAATAAGATAAGAATTGTGAAAAATCAATTAAAATAA